The sequence below is a genomic window from Micromonospora aurantiaca ATCC 27029.
GTGGTAGAACTGCTTGCCCCACATGAGCCCGGCGATGGCCTGGCGCGCGACCAGGGCCTCGTCGGCGGTGGCGGCGGCCGGGATGACGCTGTCGAAGAACCGGTTCGCCTCGGCCCGGCGCGCCCAGAGCACGGTGTCGAACCCGTCGCCCAGGTCGGCCGGGGCGGGTGGCGCGGCGGCCGGCGGCGGCGCGGTACGGGTCAGCCGCAGCCGGATCTGCCGCTGCTCGCCAGCCGGTACGTCCAGCACGTAGTGCAGCGCGCCCTTGGTGCCGGTGCGGTCCGGGTTGACGGTGGCCGCGCCGGCCACGACGTGGTCGTTGATGCCGTCCTTCGGGTACGCCGACCGCCCGGGTAGCCCCCAGAGCCGCTCGGCGTTGGTCTCGTTGTCGCACAGCAGCGGCACCGGGTCGCCGTCGCCCTCCAGCAGGATCTGGCCGAGCACCCAGTGGTCACCGACGAGCCGGGCGCCGCCCCGCTCCCCGGCCTCCTCGCCGGTCAGCTTCGGCATCCGGTCGGTGCCCGGCAGGCCCCACGCCCAGGTGTTGCGGAACCACAGCGTCGGCAGCACGTGCAGCGTCGCGTCCTCGTCGCCCCGGTTCGCCACTGTGACCAGCACGCACATGTCCGTCGGCGACGCCTTGGCGTAGTCGACAGTCACCGCCCAGTACCTGTCGTCGTCGAAGATGCCGGTGTCCACCAGCTCGTACTCGGTGTCGTCCCGGCCGCGCAGCGCGTTCACCGCGACCAGCTCGTCGTACGGGAAGGCGGCCTGCGGGTAGTGGTAGCGCCAGCGCATGAAGGAGTGCGTCGGCGTGCTGTCGAGGTACCACCAGTACTCCTTGACGTCCTCCCCGTGGTTGCCGCCGTCGCCGCCGAGGCCGAACATCCGCTCCTTGAGGATCGGGTCGCGCCCGTTCCACAGCGCGAGCGCGAAGCAGAACGTCTGCCGGTCGTCGCAGACGCCCGCCATGCCGTCCTCGTTCCACCGGTACGCTCGGGACCGCGCGTGGTCGTGGGGGAAGTAGTCCCACGCCGTGCCGTGTTCGCTGTAGTCCTCCCGGACCGTCCCCCACGCCCGCTCGGACAGATAGGGGCCCCATGCGCGCCAGTCCTGCTCCCCGGCGTCGGCCTGGGCGAGCCGGTGCCGCTCGGGGTCGGGGGACGCGGAGGTCGACCGGTCGGTGATCACTGGCACATCTTCGACGCCGCCGGGGTACATCTCCACAGCGGCCATTGTCGCCGTGGCATGTCACACCTCGCTGCCGGTGGAGGAAAGTTGATCGACATCCGTTTCGGGCCGCGGGTCTGCGGCGAGCTGTCCGCCGCCGCCGCGCGGGAATGGCTGGTCACGGACGGGCGCGGCGGGTACGCCATGGGCACCGTCGCCGGACTGCGTACCCGCCGGTATCACGGGCTGCTCGTGGTGGCCGGTGACACGCCGGCGTCCCGCAAGGTGGGACTCGTGAGCCTCGACCCGGCGGTGACACTGCCGTCGGGGCGGCAGGTCCGCCTCGGCGCGCACGAGTGGTCCTCCGGCGTGGTCGACCCGCGCGGCTTCGAGCTGCTGGAGCGCTTCGACCTGGCCGACGGGGTGCCCCGCTGGCGCTGGCGCATCGGCGACGTGGTGATCGAGCGGGAGATCGCCATGACGTACGGCCGTTCCTGCGTGGCGGTGGTGCACCGGCTGATCTCCGGCGGCCCGGTGCGGCTGGACCTGGCCGCGGCCTGCACCTGGCGCGACGCGCACGGCGAGCGGCGCGCCGACGGCCCGGCGCCCCGGCTGGAACCGGCGGCCGGCGGCGCGGTGATCGACGGCGCGTACCGCCTGGCCGGGCCGGACTGGACCCCGGAGGGGCAGTGGTGGCACGGGGTGCGCCACCGGACGGAGGCCGAGCGCGGCCTGCACCCGGACGAGGACCTCTGGTACGCGGGCCGGTTCACCGGCGCGCTCGACGAGCCGGGCGCGACCGTGTCGGTGCTGGCCTGGGCGGACGAGCTGGCCGAGGAGCCGCCACCGGCGACCGCCGTGGTCGAGGCGGCCCGGCGGCGCAGCCGTGCGGTGGTCGCGGCGGCGGAACCCGGCGACGCGGTCGAGGCGACGCTCGCGCTGGCCGCCGACGCGTTCGTGGTACGCACCGCCACCGGCCCCGACGTGGTCGCCGGCTACCCCTGGTTCGGGGCCTGGTCGCGGGACACGATGATCTCCTACGAGGGCCTGTTCCTGTGCACGAACCGGGCCGACGAGGGCCGGGACCTGCTGCGGGCGTACGCGGCCACGCTGAACGAGGGCATGCTGGCGAACACGGCCGACACCGGCCGGGTCGAGTACAACACCGTCGACGCGACGCTGTGGTTCCTGCACGCGGTCCACCGCCACGTCACAGTCACCGGCGACACCGACCTGGGCGACGAGCTGCTGCCCGCGCTGCACGGCGTGGTCGAGGCGCACGTGGCGGGCACCCGGTACGGCATCGGCGTCGACCCGGCCGACGGGCTGCTGGCCCAGGGCGGCCCGCCGGACGTGGCGCTCACCTGGATGGACGCCCGGGTGTACGGGGTGCCGGTGACCCCGCGTACCGGCAAGCCGGTCGAGGTCAACGCGCTGTGGATCAACGGGCTGGCCGGGCTCGCCGAGCTGACCGAGCTGGCCGGACGCGACGCCGCCGGGCTGCACGCCCTGCACCACCGGGCCACCACCGCATTCCGGGAGCGGTTCCCCGCCCCGGCCGGCTGGCTGCACGACGTGGTCGACGCCCCGGCGCCCGCGTACCCGCTCGGCGGGGCCGCGCACCACGACGACGACCTGCTGCGTCCCAACCAGCTGCTCGCCTGGTCCCTTCCGCACGCCCCGCTGGAGCCGGACGAGGCCACGCTACGACGGATCACCGAGGCGCTGTTCACCCCGCTCGGACCGCGCAGCCTCGCCCCGGACTCCCCCGGCTACACCGGACGGCACCGGGGCGGGCCCGCCGAGCGGGACTCCGCGTACCACCAGGGCACCGTCTGGCCGTGGCTGACCGGGCCGCTGCTGGACGCGTACCGCCGGGCCGGGCTGCCCACCGACGACCTGCTGGTGGGGCTCGTGGGCCACCTCGCCGAGGACGGCCTGGGCTCGGTGAGCGAGACAGCCGACGGCGCGGCGCCGCACGCGGCCACCGGATGCCCGTTCCAGGCGTGGTCGGTGGCCGAGCTGCTACGCGCCCGGCGGATGCGCCGGTAACGCGTTACAGACCGGCAACCGGCGCGTCGCCGCCGGTTATCGACCCCTCGGCAGGATGGGCGGCGACCCCACCCGGCACCGCGGCGACGCCGCCGGGGTGGGGACGCCACAACTCAAAGGGGGCCGCGTGTCAGCTGACGCCGAAGTGATCGACATCCAGCCCGCCCGGCGCCTGCGGTTGCTGCTGCTCTCCTGGGAGTACCCGCCGGTGCTCGTCGGTGGCCTCGGCCGCCACGTCCACGCGCTGTCAGTGGCGCTTGCCGCCGCCGGGCACGAGGTCACAGTCGTCACCCGCCACGCCGAGGGCGCTCCCCTGGAGGAGTACGCCGACGGCGTCCGCGTCGTCCGCGCCGCCGAAGATCCGGTCCGGTTCCCGCTCGCCACCGATTCGCTGCTGGCCTGGACGATGGCGTTCAACCACACCCTCACCCGGGCCGCGCTGCGCGCCGCCTCCTCCGGCACCTACGACGTGATCCACGCCCACGACTGGCTGGTCGCGCACACCGCCGTCACGCTGGCCGAGCACCTGGACGTGCCGCTGGTGACCACCATCCACGCCACCGAGGCGGGCCGGCACCAGGGCTGGCTGCCGGAGGAGATGAACCGCACCATCCACGGCGTCGAGCACTGGCTGAGCAACGCCTCCGGCCGGGTGATCGCCTGCTCCGGGTACATGCGTGACCAGGTGGCCCGGCTGTTCGGCGTACCGGCCGGACGCATCGACGTGGTCGCCAACGGCGTCGACGACCGGGCCTGGCGGGCGCGGCCGCACGCGGTCGCCTCCGCCCGGGCACGCTTCGCCGCGGGCGGGCCGCTCGTCGGGTACGCCGGTCGGCTGGTCTACGAGAAGGGCGTGCAGCACCTCGTGCACGCCGTGCCGCACCTGGCGAAGCGGCACCCCGGCCTGCGGGTGGTGATCGCCGGGGACGGGCCGTACCGCGACGAGCTGGTCGACCAGGCGCGGCGGCTGCACGTGGGAGACACGGTCCGGTTCGCCGGTTTCATGGACGCCACCCAGCTTCCCGCGGTGCTCGCCGCCACCGACGCCACGGTGATCCCCAGCCTCTACGAGCCGTTCGGCATGATCGCGCTGGAGGCGGCTGCGGCCGGAGCGCCGCTCGCTGTGGCGCGTACCGGCGGGCTGGCCGAGATCGTCGAGCCCGGCGTCACCGGGGTGACGTTCCCGCACGGCGACCCGGACGCGCTGGCCGGCGCCGTCGACCGGCTGCTCGGCGACGAGGTCTTCGCCCGGCGGGTGGCGCGCAAGGCGCGCAGCATGGTCAGCCGGCGCTACACCTGGTCGGCGATCGCCGCCCGGACCGCCGCCGCCTACGCCACCGCCCGCCGCGACCACGACGCGTTCCAGACCCGCCGGGCCACCGCCCTGCTGGCCGGTGACCGGTCCCCGATCGCCGTCCCCGAGGGGAACCTGCTCGCCGGCGCGGCGAGTTAGGAACAGGACGCGCTGACATGCGATAGGTACCGTCCGATCCGTTGGCTATTGTGGACCACTGACCAGCGGTGAGGAGTGCGGTGCAGGAGGTAGTGATCGCCGGGCGGTACCGCCTGCTCGAACTGGTCGGCCGCGGCGGGATGGGCCAGGTCTGGCGGGCGCGCGACGAGGAGCTGCAACGCGAGGTCGCGGTGAAGCAGGTCGTGCCGCCGAACTGGCTCGCCGAGAACGAGCAGGACGAGCTGCGCGCCCGTACGCTGCGCGAGGCGCGGACGTCCGCGCGGCTCAACCACCCCAACGTGGTGCGGGTCTACGACGTGGTCCGGGTCCAGGGCGAACCCTGGCTGATCATGGAGTACGTCCCGTCGCGCTCGCTCCAGGAGATCATCGAGACCGACGGGCCGCTGCCGCCCGGCCGGGCCGCCGAGATCGGCCTGTCGGTGCTCGCCGCGCTGCGCGCCGCGCACGACGCCGGGGTGCTGCACCGGGACGTGAAGCCCGCGAACGTGCTGCTGGCCCGGGACGGGCGGGTGCTGCTCACCGACTTCGGGCTGGCCGTGTTCCAGGGCGGCGACGGCGCGATGACCCGGCCCGGCCTGGTCCTCGGCTCCCCCCAGTACGTCGCACCGGAGCGGGCCGCCGAGGGTGTGTCGAGCGTCGAGGCGGACATGTGGTCGCTCGGTGCCACGCTGCACGCCGCGGTGGAGGGCCGCTCCCCGTACGCCCGCAGCACCGCGATGGCCACGCTCGCCGCGCTCGCCACCCGGCCGCCCGACCCGGCCCCGCACGCCGGCCCGCTGGCGCCGGTGCTGGCCGGGCTGCTGCGGCGCGATCCGCGTACCCGCCTGGGGCACCGCGAGACGGCCCGCCTGCTCGGCGTCGCCGCGGTGTCGGAGGCCGACGCGGAGGCCGCCGGCTCTGCGGGCCGTACCACCGCTGCGTCGTCCGACCGGCCGGCCGGCGGCCGCGATGCCGACGTCCCGGCGGGTGACGAGCCGGGGTCACCGGGGAACCCGGCGGCTCCGGGCGGCATCTACCCGGACCTGATGCCGCCGGCCGCCGCCGCCCGCGCGTGGAGCCGGGCGGCGAAGCGCAGCGAGTGGGCCCCGCCCGCCGAGGGCGACCGCGCGCCACCATCCGGGGACGCGGCCGGCGCGGCTGGTCCGGCCGGTCCCTCCGGTACAGCCGGGCGCTCCGTCCCGGCCGCCCGCGCGGAGGCAGGGAGGACGTCGTCCCCGGCCGGCGGCTCGGGGGCGGTCGGGCGCGTGGACGCAGGCGGTCCCCCGTCCCCGGGCAGCCGGTCGGATGCGATCAGCCGTCCGGACGCGAACGGCGGCTCGGGTGCGGTCGGCGGCTCGGGTGTCATCGGCGGCCCGGCCGCGGCCGATGGCTCGGGTGCGGCCGATGGCTCGGGTGCGGTCGGCGGCTCGGGTGCGGTCGGCGGCTCGGGTGCGGTCGGTCGCTCGGCGGCGGTGGGCCGGGCGGCGCCACCGGGCCGCGCCCGGACCGGTGACCCGGAGCGGAGCCGGACCGGTGACCCGGAGCGAGGCCGCACGGGTGAGCCGGAGCAGGGCGCCCCGGACGCGACCCCGGACCCGCGCCGGAGCGGGCCGGCCCGCCCGGGTCCGATCAGCCTCGGCCCCACCGTCCTCACCAGCTTCGTCGACCCGGGCAGCCCGGCCGGCCCCGAGTCGGCGCCCCGCGCCGACGCCCTCAGCCCGGTGCACATCGTCGGCCACGGCGCCGCGCCGGTCGCCAAGCCTCCGCCGGTCGCCCACAGCGGACCGGTCGACAGCGGCGCGGTACATCCCGCCCCGCCCCGGCCCGCCGGGGTACCCCGCCCCGCCGATCCCCCGCTCACCTCCGGGGACGGGAACCCGCTGCACCGCTGGGGACTGGTGCTGGGAGCCGTGCTGCTGGCCGTGGTGACGGGTGTGGGCACCGCGCTGGCGATCACCAGTGGTCGCGACGAGACGCCGCAGGCGGGCAGTTCCACCGAGGCCGTCGCCCGCCCCTGGGACCGCCCGCCCGGGCCGGGCGTGCCGCCTCCGCCGTTCCCCTGCGTCCGGCCCGACGTGGCTGGCACGCCGGTCCGCAAGGGGCCGCCACCGGACGACCCGCCGGTGACCGTTCCGACCGGCTGGGTCTGGCCCGCCGACACCGGCGGCTTCCGCATCGCCCTGCCCGCCGGCTGGCTGCAACTGCGCTCCGGCGACACCACCTGCTTCCAGGACCCGGAGACGCGGCGCATCCTGGGCGTCGAGCCGTACCCGGGCGGTGATCCGGTGGGCCGGCTGAAGTCGTCCGAGCGGGATCTGACCTCGGCCGGCCGGCTGCCGCATTACCAGAAGGTCCGGCTGGAGTCCGACGGTCCCGGCGCGGCGTGGGAGTGCCGCTGGACCGCGCCCTACGGGGAACGGATGCGCGCGTTGCGTGTCCTGCCCGGCGAACGGGCCGGCTGGACGCTCGGCTGGACCACCTCCGACGCCGACTGGCCCGCCGCCTCGAAACAGTTCGCCGTCATCCGCGCGAGCCTCGGCACGGTCCGGCCCACCCGTACCGCGGGCTGATGCGGCGGCCGCGGCGCGCCTTCCCCAGTGGACCGTCCGGCTGATGCCCCGCTGTCACACGGGCTGACTACAGTGGCGTAGTTTTCTGGATCAAGATCTTCGGGAAGGGCGAGCCGAGATGATGGGACCGTCCCACGCGCTCTCGGGCGCGGCGGCGTGGCTGACCGGCTCCTGGGCGATGGCCCAGTTCGCGGACTACCACCAGACACCGCTGGCCCTGGCGGTGGGCACCGCGGTCTGCGCCGGTGGGGCGCTCTTCCCCGACCTCGACCTGTCCGGGAAGGTCACCCGCAACCAGGGCGGCGCCACCGTGGCCCGCACGTTCGGTGTGGTCAGCCTCTTCGTCGCCGAGGTGATGGAGAAGATCTCGCTCGGCGTCTACTACGCCACCAAGCTCAGCAAGGATCCCCGCCGCAACAACGGGCACCGCACGCTGACCCACACCATCCCGTTCACCGTGCTCGTCGGCTGGGGCACCACCGCGCTCTGCGCCCACTACGGCAAGTGGGCGGTGGTCGGCATCCTCTTCTTCATGATCGGCCTGGCGCTGCGCGGGCTGTTCGACCAGTGGGCCGAGCGCGCCGGCTGGGTGGTGGTCACGCTGGTGTCCGCCGCCGCGGCCTGGTTCACGTTCGCCAACCTGCCCGGCGACCGGGGCTATCCGATGATCGGGCTCGCCGTCGGCGTGGGCTGTTTCGTGCACATCCTCGGCGACATGATCACCCGGGCCGGGGTGCCGATCCTGTGGCCCATCCCGATCAAACGCCGGATGTGGACGATGATCGGCCTGCCCAACAAGATCGCCCTGCGTACCGGCAGCAAGGCCGAGACGGTGGTGCTGCGCACCGCGATGACGATCCTGGCCGTGCTGGCCGCGGTGGGGCTGGTCGCCCCGTCGGTGCTGCAGCGCTTCGACATCCAGGTGTAGGTCAGCCCGCCTCGGCGCGTACCGGGCGGGCGGTGGCCGTCCGGCGCCGGATCAGGCAGGCGGTCCAGCCCACGCCGCGGGCGGTGAGCGCGTACGCCGCCGTCGGCGGGAGGACCAGCAGCGCGGCGATCCCGGCCACCAGCGGCACCCGGGCGCCGGGCACGTCCGTGGCGACCGCCACCGCGGCTGCGTACCCAGCGGCCAGCACGACCGCGACGAGCCCGGCGAACGCGAGCGCCGGACCGGTCCGCCGCCTGCCCGCCGCCTCACCGAGCGCGACGGCCGGCGCGAACAGCAGCGGCAGCGCGGCCACGCCGAGCAGCGCCGCGATCAGCACCAGCAGCGGCCCGGCCAGCGGGCCACCCGGGTCGGCGCCGGTGACCAGCGCGTACGCCAGCAGACCGAGGTAACCGGCGACCGCCTCCGCGACGACGACGAGCCAGGCCGCCGTGGCTCCGGCGAGATGACGAGCGACAGTGGTGCCCACGTTGTCCCCTCCCCCGTGCGGACGGCGCCCGTCCCATGGGAACGGTAGCGCCCGGGGTGGCAGCAGGAAGGGGCCACCCAGCATCACTCTGGGTAGGGAAGCAGGCATCGTCGATCACCCGGGCGGACGATCGACGACACGCTAATGCGCATTAGTGCCGAGGTTCGCCTACTGTCGCTCGCCCGGTCGGCCCTTGTCAAGATCCCCGCCCGAACAGCTGCCAGAGAGAGTCGAGCGCGGCTACTAATGCGCATTACTCCAGGGAGTTCATCGAACGGAAATCTTCCGGCCACCCCTTGACAGGACGCCGGGACAGCAGAGAGGCTCCATCCCGACCCGATCGCTAATACGCATTAGCGGAAGTGGAAGGACCGACGTGACCCCTCCCCCCAGGCGTGTCACCCAGCGTGACATCGCGCGAATGGCCGGCGTCAGCCAGGCGACCGTGTCGCTGGTGCTCAACAACCGCACCGACGCCGACGTCCGGATCGCGCCGGAGACACGGGACCGGGTGTTGCAGGTCATCGCCGAGACGGGGTACGCCGCCGACCCGGCCGCCCGCCGCCTCGCCTCCGGGTTCAACCGGATCATCGGCGTCTTCACCTACGAGCCGGCCTTCCCCAGCGGCAGCCGGGACTTCTTCCACCCGTTCCTGCTCGGCATCGAGGAGTACGCCGAACGGGTCGGCTGCGACCTGCTGCTGTTCACCAGCGCCCCGGTGGTGGACGGCCGGCGGCGCATCTTCCACCAGGACAACCGGCTGCGGCTGGCCGACGGATGCATCCTGCTCGGCCGGGAGATCGACGGCGCGGAGCTGCTCCGGCTCAACCGCGACGGGTTCCCCTACGTCGCCGTCGGGCGCCGCGACGACGCCGGCGGGCCGGTGCCCTACGTCGGCGCCGACTACGCCAGCGCGGTCCACCGGCTGGCGGAGCGGGCGCTGGACCTGGGGCACCGGCGCCTGACGTACGTGGGCATGGGCACCGCGGCCGAGTCCTCGCACGACCGGCGCAGCGGTTTCCACGCCGGCGCGGCCGGCGCGGAGAGCGCCCGCCAGATCACCGCGACGGCGGAGACCGCCGACGCCACAGTGGACGACCTGCGGGCCGACGGCAGCACCGTCGCCTTCGTGGAGGACTTCGCCACCGCTGTCGCGCTGGAGTCGGCCGCCCGCCGCAAGGGACTGACGGTGCCCGGTGGCCTGTCCGTCGTGACACTCGGCGACCCGACCGTCCCGGTGCCCACCGACATCACGTTCACCGGGTTCCGCATCCCGCGCGAGGAGATGGGCCGCCAGGCCGTCGAGGTGCTGACCGGCGTCATCGACGGCAGCGCCGGCGGCCTCCAGCAACGGCTCCTGCCCTGCGAACTCGTCGAGGGCGACACCCTCGGCGTCCCTGGATCGGCGGCCGACCGGCGCTGACACGCCCGGCCGCGCAACTGGAAGGAAGCAAGTGGTACTAATGCGTGCGGACGTCCTCGTCGTCGGGGGCGGACTGGGCGGTGTCGCCGCGGCGCTGGCCGCGGCCCGTGCCGGCCGGTCCGTCATCCTGACCGAGGAGTTCGACTGGCTCGGCGGGCAGCTCACCAGCCAGGCGGTCCCGCCGGACGAGCACTCCTGGATCGAGCAGTTCGGCGCCACCGCGAGCTACCGGGAGCTGCGCGACGGCATCCGCGACTACTACCGCCGCCACTACCCGCTGACCGAGCGGTCCCGGGCGTGGACCGACCTGAACCCGGGCGCCGGCTGGGTGAGCCGGCTCTGCCACGAGCCCCGCGTCGCGGTCGCCGTCCTGGAGCAGATGCTCGCGCCGTACCGGGGGTCCGGGCGGCTGACGGTGCTGCAGCCGTACCGGCCGGTCGCGGCCGAGACAGACGGCGACCGGGTCACCGGCGTGACGCTCGCCCACCGGGACCGCGACGAGCGGATCGAGGTGGAGGCGCCGTACGTCCTGGACGCCACCGAGACCGGTGAGCTGCTGCCGCTGACCGGCACCGAGTACGTGACCGGGTTCGAGTCGCAGGCGCAGACCGGTGAGCCGAGCGCGCCCGCCGAGGCGCAGCCGCTGAACATGCAGGCGGTGTCCGTCTGCTTCGCGCTGGACCACGTCGACGGCGACCACACCATCGACCGTCCCGCCGGTTACGACTTCTGGCGCGACTACAAGCCGGACTTCTGGGGCGACCGGCTGCTGTCCTGGCGGTCGCCGCACCCGCGCACGCTGGAGATCGTGGAGCGCAGCTTCACGCCGAACCCGGACGACGACCCGCTGGGCGTCAACGCCGACCAGCGGCTCAACCCGGGCGACGGCAACCTGTGGACGTTCCGGCGCATCGCGGCGCGGCGCAACTTCGTCGACGGCGCGTACGGCAGCGACATCACGCTCGTCAACTGGCCGATGATCGACTACTTCGAGGGCCCGGTCAT
It includes:
- a CDS encoding amylo-alpha-1,6-glucosidase, which gives rise to MIDIRFGPRVCGELSAAAAREWLVTDGRGGYAMGTVAGLRTRRYHGLLVVAGDTPASRKVGLVSLDPAVTLPSGRQVRLGAHEWSSGVVDPRGFELLERFDLADGVPRWRWRIGDVVIEREIAMTYGRSCVAVVHRLISGGPVRLDLAAACTWRDAHGERRADGPAPRLEPAAGGAVIDGAYRLAGPDWTPEGQWWHGVRHRTEAERGLHPDEDLWYAGRFTGALDEPGATVSVLAWADELAEEPPPATAVVEAARRRSRAVVAAAEPGDAVEATLALAADAFVVRTATGPDVVAGYPWFGAWSRDTMISYEGLFLCTNRADEGRDLLRAYAATLNEGMLANTADTGRVEYNTVDATLWFLHAVHRHVTVTGDTDLGDELLPALHGVVEAHVAGTRYGIGVDPADGLLAQGGPPDVALTWMDARVYGVPVTPRTGKPVEVNALWINGLAGLAELTELAGRDAAGLHALHHRATTAFRERFPAPAGWLHDVVDAPAPAYPLGGAAHHDDDLLRPNQLLAWSLPHAPLEPDEATLRRITEALFTPLGPRSLAPDSPGYTGRHRGGPAERDSAYHQGTVWPWLTGPLLDAYRRAGLPTDDLLVGLVGHLAEDGLGSVSETADGAAPHAATGCPFQAWSVAELLRARRMRR
- a CDS encoding glycosyltransferase family 4 protein: MSADAEVIDIQPARRLRLLLLSWEYPPVLVGGLGRHVHALSVALAAAGHEVTVVTRHAEGAPLEEYADGVRVVRAAEDPVRFPLATDSLLAWTMAFNHTLTRAALRAASSGTYDVIHAHDWLVAHTAVTLAEHLDVPLVTTIHATEAGRHQGWLPEEMNRTIHGVEHWLSNASGRVIACSGYMRDQVARLFGVPAGRIDVVANGVDDRAWRARPHAVASARARFAAGGPLVGYAGRLVYEKGVQHLVHAVPHLAKRHPGLRVVIAGDGPYRDELVDQARRLHVGDTVRFAGFMDATQLPAVLAATDATVIPSLYEPFGMIALEAAAAGAPLAVARTGGLAEIVEPGVTGVTFPHGDPDALAGAVDRLLGDEVFARRVARKARSMVSRRYTWSAIAARTAAAYATARRDHDAFQTRRATALLAGDRSPIAVPEGNLLAGAAS
- a CDS encoding serine/threonine protein kinase; the protein is MQEVVIAGRYRLLELVGRGGMGQVWRARDEELQREVAVKQVVPPNWLAENEQDELRARTLREARTSARLNHPNVVRVYDVVRVQGEPWLIMEYVPSRSLQEIIETDGPLPPGRAAEIGLSVLAALRAAHDAGVLHRDVKPANVLLARDGRVLLTDFGLAVFQGGDGAMTRPGLVLGSPQYVAPERAAEGVSSVEADMWSLGATLHAAVEGRSPYARSTAMATLAALATRPPDPAPHAGPLAPVLAGLLRRDPRTRLGHRETARLLGVAAVSEADAEAAGSAGRTTAASSDRPAGGRDADVPAGDEPGSPGNPAAPGGIYPDLMPPAAAARAWSRAAKRSEWAPPAEGDRAPPSGDAAGAAGPAGPSGTAGRSVPAARAEAGRTSSPAGGSGAVGRVDAGGPPSPGSRSDAISRPDANGGSGAVGGSGVIGGPAAADGSGAADGSGAVGGSGAVGGSGAVGRSAAVGRAAPPGRARTGDPERSRTGDPERGRTGEPEQGAPDATPDPRRSGPARPGPISLGPTVLTSFVDPGSPAGPESAPRADALSPVHIVGHGAAPVAKPPPVAHSGPVDSGAVHPAPPRPAGVPRPADPPLTSGDGNPLHRWGLVLGAVLLAVVTGVGTALAITSGRDETPQAGSSTEAVARPWDRPPGPGVPPPPFPCVRPDVAGTPVRKGPPPDDPPVTVPTGWVWPADTGGFRIALPAGWLQLRSGDTTCFQDPETRRILGVEPYPGGDPVGRLKSSERDLTSAGRLPHYQKVRLESDGPGAAWECRWTAPYGERMRALRVLPGERAGWTLGWTTSDADWPAASKQFAVIRASLGTVRPTRTAG
- a CDS encoding metal-dependent hydrolase; translated protein: MMGPSHALSGAAAWLTGSWAMAQFADYHQTPLALAVGTAVCAGGALFPDLDLSGKVTRNQGGATVARTFGVVSLFVAEVMEKISLGVYYATKLSKDPRRNNGHRTLTHTIPFTVLVGWGTTALCAHYGKWAVVGILFFMIGLALRGLFDQWAERAGWVVVTLVSAAAAWFTFANLPGDRGYPMIGLAVGVGCFVHILGDMITRAGVPILWPIPIKRRMWTMIGLPNKIALRTGSKAETVVLRTAMTILAVLAAVGLVAPSVLQRFDIQV
- a CDS encoding LacI family DNA-binding transcriptional regulator, which encodes MTPPPRRVTQRDIARMAGVSQATVSLVLNNRTDADVRIAPETRDRVLQVIAETGYAADPAARRLASGFNRIIGVFTYEPAFPSGSRDFFHPFLLGIEEYAERVGCDLLLFTSAPVVDGRRRIFHQDNRLRLADGCILLGREIDGAELLRLNRDGFPYVAVGRRDDAGGPVPYVGADYASAVHRLAERALDLGHRRLTYVGMGTAAESSHDRRSGFHAGAAGAESARQITATAETADATVDDLRADGSTVAFVEDFATAVALESAARRKGLTVPGGLSVVTLGDPTVPVPTDITFTGFRIPREEMGRQAVEVLTGVIDGSAGGLQQRLLPCELVEGDTLGVPGSAADRR
- a CDS encoding FAD-dependent oxidoreductase, translated to MRADVLVVGGGLGGVAAALAAARAGRSVILTEEFDWLGGQLTSQAVPPDEHSWIEQFGATASYRELRDGIRDYYRRHYPLTERSRAWTDLNPGAGWVSRLCHEPRVAVAVLEQMLAPYRGSGRLTVLQPYRPVAAETDGDRVTGVTLAHRDRDERIEVEAPYVLDATETGELLPLTGTEYVTGFESQAQTGEPSAPAEAQPLNMQAVSVCFALDHVDGDHTIDRPAGYDFWRDYKPDFWGDRLLSWRSPHPRTLEIVERSFTPNPDDDPLGVNADQRLNPGDGNLWTFRRIAARRNFVDGAYGSDITLVNWPMIDYFEGPVIDVPNASWHLSQARELSYSVLYWLQTEAPRPDGGTGYPGLRLRGDVTGSPDGLAQAPYIRESRRIRAEYTVVEQDLSLAVRGEHGAVSYPDSVGVGMYRIDLHPSTGGDNYIDVGSCPFEIPLGALIPQRMENLLPAGKNIGTTHVTNGSYRLHPVEWNVGEVAGLLADFCLARGESPRAVRGTPRLLAEFTDRISAAGVECRWPQIAGY